The proteins below come from a single Oncorhynchus keta strain PuntledgeMale-10-30-2019 chromosome 1, Oket_V2, whole genome shotgun sequence genomic window:
- the LOC127906199 gene encoding uncharacterized protein LOC127906199, with the protein MHTSNSVIKFADDTTVVGLIINNNETAYREEVKALGVWCQEYNLSLNVNKTKEMIVDFRKQQREHPPIHIDGTVVEKVESFKFLGAHITDKLKWSNHTDSMMKKAQQCLFNLRRMKKFGLSPKTLTNFYRCTIKSILLGCITAWYGKWSAYNRKTLLRVVRSAQRITRGRLSALQNTYTIRCHKAKKIFKDINHPSHCLFTPLPSRWQAKARTKCHKTVCVAPCFYKQRHCSVPSD; encoded by the exons atgcacacctccaactcagtcatcaagtttgcagatgacactacagtggtaggcttgattatcaacaacaacgagacggcttacagggaggaggtgaaggccctcggagtgtggtgtcaggaatataacctctcactcaacgtcaataaaacaaaggagatgatcgtggacttcaggaaacagcagagggagcatccccccatccacatcgacgggacagtagtggagaaggtggaaagttttaagttcctcggcgcacacatcacggacaaactgaaatggtccaaccacacagacagcatgatgaagaaggcgcaacagtgcctcttcaacctcaggaggatgaagaaatttggcttgtcacctaaaacactcacaaacttttacagatgcacaatcaagagcatcctgttgggctgtatcaccgcctggtatggcaaatggTCCGCTTACAACCGTAAGACTCTcctgagggtagtgaggtctgcacaacgcatcaccaggggaagactatctgccctccagaacacctaTACCATCCGATGTCACAAGGCCAAAAAGATcttcaaggacatcaaccacccgagccactgcctgttcaccccgctaccatccagatggcaag CTAAAGCTAGGACAAAGTGTCACAAGACTGTCTGCGTGGCACCATGCTTCTATAAACAACGCCACTGTAGTGTTCCATCTGACTGA